AATATTCCATGTCATTCATATTTTCAGCTGGAAACtccatttaaagtgcccatattatgctcattttcaggttcataattgtattttgaggttgtaccagaataggtttacatggtttaatttaaaaaaaaacaccatatttttgttgtactgcacattgctgcagctcctcttttgaccctgtgtgttgagctctcagctacagagtgaggcatcacacttctatcccatctttgttgggagtcgcacatgcgcagtagctaggtaaggactactagctagaagctagcgctgctaacggttagccacctcgttctcaatggcaaaacactgccaCAACACCATAGacctacttacatgtccctcatctgcaggtattccacgcaaagttggaagtgcgccctcttTTAAAAGAAGTATcacggctaatcctgccttgtactgaccgaagttgaagaaacagctagctgatttgggagcgtgtctatgttccccCGGTCCTATGTTTTCTGGGTCTTATGTTCCCCTCTTTGAGactgttactttttccaccattactgccaaattccatggcaaatagggttagggttagggttagacctaaccctaaccctaaatagGACCCTGgcaacataggacccggggaacatagggatgaccccGCTGAtttggtattagctaaagtgttTAGCACACGccaaatgtttcggccgatgACGTAGACAGtcctgcagattttgaccagctcacccggagactgaaggcaggatacattcagaaacccgtatctcactcaaaacagcatggatgattattttcataatatcggcactttaaactttaaaatgttccacaTCTTTCATACATTCCGGGTAGGATTCAACTTTCAAAATCCCATTAAAacttacaaaacaaaatgttaaacttcATTTGAAGCTTAGTAAAAATTACCTCAGATTTTTACATTAGTGGTTGTGCTAACAGTTGTGCGCACACTATGCCGGCATaggtatcccacaatgcaatgcggtagtAACGTCACGTAACGTTCATAACAGACACACGGACAGCAACCAAGGCAGCTCTGTAACGTCAAAAACGCTTCAATTTACATTCATACATATAACGTTTTTTGTCACATGCGACTGCTGGAATAGTTGCTTGCATTTTTAAGTAATTTAAGCATTATTAGAGCGGAGTTTGGCAGGGGTTACCGTGGTTTGCGTCTCCAacctggcttttgtttgatatctagTTTCGGCAATAAATGCCTGTGATGTGTTCATACTAACACCAAGTCAGTTTaatagaggagagagaagatgaTGGTCTGTGCATCTTTCTGTTGCCTTTATTTACATGCCATAAAGCCACCTAACAAGCTGTGCACGTGCAAACTGTCAAATAAAACAGGCTTAATCTGCAGAATGAATAGTCAAATACTCATATTGAACAGCCAAATCCAATTTGACTGACACAAGTCTGAGTTGGGTACAGCCCTACTCTTCATAGATAATTTACCATTTAAAACATAGGAAAATGTTTGCTCTTTCATACAATGTATTTATGGAAGCAAAACAGATTTACATATTTGGCACTGTGAGCCTGAAAGTGACAGGAGTAACCAGGAAGGGCCACGTTGACTCCCGTGCAAACTGAGGCCAGCCATTTCGGAAGGAGAGTAGACAGTGCCAATTCTCACATTCAAATTTTAAAGCCAGCAATGCAGTCTAGCGTCAGCTTTTCAACAAACCTTAAATATTCAACATATTCAACTTTCATACATTATGGGCATTATTCAACTTTAAAAGCCGGCAATTCAGTTTAGCTTTTCAACATCCAGCATTCATTACACCACTATTTCTAttgttttactattttaatatCTTATACTTGAGATGGTGGCTCAGTAAAAATGTGATTACAACAGACTGCTTTGGCATGGAACCATTAGCATTATTGATtgtgcaccacacacacacacacacacacacacacacacacacacacacacacacacacatacgcccaAAAACAAGTGTGAGCGTGTATAGTATAAATCGCTTCAGAAATTACCTTCTCTACCTGAAGTCTGAGTTTGCTTGTTGTGAATTACATACAGGGGTTTTAGATTTTCTATTTTTGGTAGGAAATGTTTGATTATAGATCAGAGCCATACAGAAAAtgtggggggagagagagagagagagagagagagagagagagagagagatgacatgcagcaaaggctcCCCAGTTGGATTCAACCAGGGACATTGTGAGTTTCATTGTACGGGTCTTAGCCATCATTCCACTGTGATGTCCCAGTGACATTTGTAATGATTTAACAGTTTTTTCTCatatattttcatgtttttgtagTTCAGTCTTGGTCGAGTGGGATGAAATTTTAATGATTTTATAGATGTCTAACTTAAATCAACAGTCATGTTAAAACCTTAAGTAATCACCTCTTCTTTCATACTATTtcacagtgttttgttttttttaaagtgtgctTGTTTGGTGATTGCACCATTTTGAGTATGTAACCAATTACTTTTACTCTTAAAGTGTTTTTGAATTTTGTAGGCCTTTTGcatttattaatacatacatTTGAACTTAATCTCTTAATCGCTTCgcatcgtgcctaacaggctactattttgaccctttgccgcactttgccatacttcctcgtaacacatccggCCTCATAAAAACACGTAGATGTGTGATGCTTCTCACCTCTGAATattgagtacagcccctttaaacgTAATTACAGTACATACTCTAGGCTGGATTTGGCAtagactttttaaaaaatgatcttgatcctttttcttttatgtTCAAGGACATAACCGTTGCTTACTGCAAATAagagtttgtgtatttgtgtcttcATCATATATGAAAAATAATGAGCTCTATGATAATAAACCAGCTTATCTGGCTTCTTGTCAATTACTGAACAATTGTTATGTTTTAATGTACACTGACTCTAAATGTATTTGATATGGTATACCTTAATAAAGTTCACATATTACAAAGTTTCACATGTAATATATTTCATGTATCGGGGCAAATATTTTTCCAACCGTGTTCTTAACTAAATCTTCTTACTTAAAAGTCCTAAAAGTATTTACCTAAGTTTCCTGATACAAATTAACATTACAGTACCCAAGTATTTTTTAGAAGGTTAGGCATGTTAGTAGGCTTGTGTGAAACAGAACACATCAGTGTAAAGATTGTTTAATTTGCAGCTTTGTACACACTCTAATTCAGCCTTGGATTCCCACAGATGATACACTGTACATCTTGGGCAGATCTGTATTTTGTTTATGTTGCATTTTGTTATCACAATTCATTTTTCTTTCCCATCATCAGTCAGTGCACTCTGAGAGTGCTGAAAAAAAGCATCTCTCTACGAAACAGTGTATGCAAGGTTTGCTGTAATAACTGCCCTTCGTGTCTTAACAGGTTCAGTaaggtgtgtttttatttaggaATAATGGTAATTGCAGGTATTCATGTAAGCAAATTCCTGCTGACTGATGCAGGAAAATGGAACACGCATTGTTGTTGCATAAGTTTGTCTGTTTTGGGTGTGTGCATTGGTTAGCAGCTGTTGGTACCAAGAAGTTATAAATGAGTACACAATAGTAGAAATGTTACCACAATAATGGCTTTACTGAAAAAAAACGTAGGTTTCCTGATAGGTCCTCCAGGTATTTGTAATGCAACACTTAAATGCAATGCTTCCACATTTCTGTAATAAGCGCTGACATTGACAAATATGACTGAACCTCActgctaaaaaacaacaactcagtTCTCAATCTCAACATGCTTTCCTACACATATGGTCAACAGATTTAACAAATGGACTCCCATCTTCTCCGTTTAAAGCTGCTATATTTAGTTACTTTTGTCAAACACAATCTTACATTCATTTAAGGTGACTTCTGATCTATTAGGTTCACTGCGGTAATATAATGCATCTTGATTGTATCTCCACTTCGCATACATTGCTGTTATCGACTTTGTGAATAAtgagtatatttttttaattacagtttttcttgattgctttgatgcagcagtcaactcaaactccacattttcaaaacagttaacacacaggccgaaacagtggcactcatggtctAAACggcacattttgtttgcaaaaggctctaactgtgccaaaacatttaaaatatgcaataaaAGCAAATTTagccttcaaacaacacaacttgcaaacaagtgtatgagctcttccaatcaaccattacacagtgaacaacaaaatacaaaatatagcACTCAGTGtgaatcagtgcaccattgcttgtcattgtagcctattactgtacgtagctttcatgccagtgccATTTgttgccttcttgcaaagaattggatccagactcagaaatgctttgatgcaaattttattgattccaacttattttcaaactgtggctgaaaactgaaatactgtaaatattacacaaaatacatgtaaaccaaaccaagataaaatctattagagtataagaaattaagaaaattaaaataaaatctattacagtaaagtataaacatctattactgtggagtataagaaatagccactattgatactcagtctcttctgtcttgacgatggggccacatggcctaacgctgcagactgattgctaattgaagatttgtgtgaaggagtgtcaaacaggtgcttcagtgatttcatactgatgtaggtagtttctaatagttaggaacagatgcTTTCTGTTTGGTaaccatagctaaaacaatggagtttggactgcttgaatgacatccgtgttaactgttATGCAAAAGGGTGGGGGGGAAAAttgtgtcaatccaatgagaaagggttaacacatttgcaagaggtgtcttctgctctgctgagacagtgacgatgaaaaccgagtggatcccagtttctttaagcaggtcaaagcaatcaagaaaaattGTAATGAATTTGGATGACTACATGGTTCAGCAGTATCATGATAAAAGCCACTTTTACTGAAAGAATACTGATAAACCCTGTTTACTATCATTTGGTGAAGTGCCTCATATTGCTTCGTATATTATATGTGCTGATCTTAAGATGATTGCCAGTCTTGTGGCTTTAGAATACACTGCGAATGGCTATAATACAGAAATATGTGTCAGTAAAAAAATTGTCTACTATGAGAGATCTTTTTGTAATTGCAGGATGAATCCTGTTGCACATACAACATTGTGAATAAGTCTCACTAATTGAAGTGTGGATATAAAAAGCTTTTAGGTTTCTTCCTCACACGGGCAGCAGCAGGTGTAGTCAACTTGGTTTTGTGATGGTAACAATAGATTTCATTTATTGTCCAGTTTCTCAGCAAAAATAAAATAGTATAAAAATGTCCATAGAAACCTCTGAAAGACCTGCAGCATAGTCTACTCCACTGTGTTTATGTGGCTTTATGACCTTAATGTAGGACAAAAGAAATATCTTAAACATAATCACTATTTGAAACCACATGACCAGAAATGTGTTTCTAAAATCACGAAACTAAGGAAACGTACCGTTATATACAGTAGATGCATGAAAATGAAAGCAAATCGGAGTCCCGAAAATTCGGgggcctgggtagctcacctgctggagcgtgcgccccatgtgcgGAGGTTCAGTCCTCACCGCAGCAGCGGCGAGTTCGgttctgacctgctgccctttgctgcatgtagttcctcctttttctcccatTTCATGCCTaatctgtcctatcaaataaaggcctaaaatgccaaaagaacataatctttaaaaaataaaaaaaaagtccagaaaATGCTTATAATTTCAGAATTTATTCTGGTCATAGAAAACATGACAATTtggcattttaaataaataaaaaacatttttaaaagaccGTACAACAATGTTAGCAAACAACATGAGAATATGTTCACATTAATTTCTTTAATTCAGTCTGTCCCTTTATTCTTTGACATGGGCAGTGGACAATAAGAGAAAACCTTAGAGAATTTGGCATGCATTTACTGTAACATGGTCTTAAATATTGAATTTTGCTCAGTAGTTTTCCAGAGGAAACTCCACACTGAGTGTCTGCTATACATCTCCTGTTATGTAAAGCTACATTATAACAGCGTGTGTAACaaagacatttgaaaaaaatatatatatttggcaTTGATTTAAGCCAATTGTTGAAACACTGAAATGTCTCAGAATATTGTAAACTCAGCACCATTTAATAAAGAAACAAAGGTAATCAAAGCCCTTAACAAAAAACTTATAATTAATGAACTATTTTCACTGAAATactcttaaagcgtaactctcgccaaaatacaacctagggtctttttgtgaatgtacccgagtcaaactttcatttaaaagcttatttaggacggaatcgccacttttaagatttaccgtattttcgtttttcggtcatatggccttttgaatgggagtgctagggacacttctATGCTAGCcttaaaatagctatttttaaggctcgacacaacatgaaactttgctcgaagtatcatcagggtctctacaccttaacgaaagcattgacaacattgtttgtgtactcagagtttactaaaaagaaaggtttttgaGCAACTACgagaaaatacggtaaatcttaaaagtggcgattccatcctaaatatgcttttaaacaaaagtttgactcgggtacattcacaaaaagaccctaggttgcattttggcgagagttaggcTTTAAATATGGAAATTACATTACGTGAATGTGACCATGAAACGTGTTTGTAAATTCTCTTACAGGTATAAGCACTAAATGTTTATGAACACAATTGGTAAATGTATGCATGCTTAAATCTTACAGATAGCAAAGGCATAATTCTTAGGCACGGATAAACACGTTTTTGTTTCCTTTCAACTCTGACCTTCTTCTAGCTTTCATTTAAGTACAgaagcttgtttttttttttctttaaaatgtaccTATCTTATCATCAAAtactccacacacagtatcaaGCTACATGAGAGTTTTGCGGATAACAATCAGTTATTGCCACTTAAACATTTCAGCAAGCTACAACAGTCAAAAGCAATGGCATTGTGATGGTGTATATCAATGAGCTAAAGTGTGGTAGTGAATACAATCATTTGAATTTCAGACAATCATAATAGCAGCGCTGACTGGAGTTTCAGTGGTGCGACGTTTGTattcaaagacaaaaaaaaaatcaagttcaCAGGTCAGGGGATGTTGAGTCACCGGTTAACCCAGGGAGTGCTGCTTCTTCAGGCTGTCTGAGCGCCTCACTCTCTCCTCTGGGGTCTTTCTGTACCAGCTCCTGAGAGGAAACAGACACTGTCATGCTTTTCTGACTTTACAGGCATCGGTAAAAGCCTAAATTCATACATCTATGTACACTGTTGCCTTTAGGGAGAGGTGATTAAAATGGTGTTGGAATTAcagttaattatttaaattgacaaaatgttactgatatatgatatgatatgcaAGTTAGCAAAGTCTGACATCCACTACTGGGTATTTTCAGATCAGTGAATTATAAACAATATATGAAATGTAAAAAGTGTAATGCATTGGCCTGGTCAATCAGGACAGGAGCAAACCAACAAGCCAATCAACATTTCCTCAGTACTGGAGCGAAGAATGTATCTCGAATAATGTACAGTTTATGTGATTTATGATAGCAAGATAAGGCACTTTGCAATTATGGTGAAACAAGTATAAACTGACCCCTGGCGGTTCAGCTGGCCTGGGACAGGAGAATGTTGCCCTTGGCTTGGCTTCAGGACTCtgggaaaggaaaaaaatgatAGAGTTAATTTTCTGGGACaatgaacaaaataaaaacaaggggTTACAAAATTCCCACAGCTGTGTTTGGCACCTGTTGGTAGTGGGGCTCTTTGGCTTCTGCTGCATCTTCCTAGCCTGTGCTGGGGATTGACCAACCCTGAAGGATTAGCAAATACATACAATAAACAACACTGCTGATCACTGGATATTATCATTGAAAACATTCGCATTTAAAACCAGATCCCATCTGCTATGTAAGGATGTGTTCCTCTTTCCCATCTCACCTCTTTTTCCTGTCCAGAGACCTTTGTGTGGCGGCAGACAGAACCACTCTCTCCTTGGGGCACTTGGCTTTCTCCTGCAGGTTCGACACAGTCAGTAAAGAACATTGTTTAGAATAGAAGTAACTGACATTGACAGACAAGGCATGATTAGGTTGCCACAGAACAGGGTTTCTCCACTGTAAGTCACTTTTTAAATTTGGTAATCAAGGTTCTATATAAATACAGCtcatcattattttattttaaggtaGACCAATTATAATTAATCTTAAATAAAGTTGCTGAGTCATGACTGTCTTGATTTAACTTTGGTATATATTACACAAATTGTCCAAACAAATGCTTCAGTGCAAGATCAAACTCAAGTTAGTTTTTAAGTTCATGCTGAGAGTAAAAAGAAGtctggattttctttttaatgtcttcTGATTAAATATCACTATGGGGTTGATTGCAAGCCTGTATTTTCAGGTTACCATTTCTCGTAGCTTCCTCTCTGCTCGGAGCTCCCTTTCCTGCTGCAGCAATGCTAATCGACCCCCCAGAGGCATTTCAAAGAAGATGTCATGGATGTCATAAAGGGCTGCACGTAACTGAGGGACAAAAGATCCACgcataaacacaaagaaagatggACCTCTGCTGTCTATAGACAGTAactacacattcatacctgggcTCTAACTCTGCCCTGCAGGGAGCGATCTTCTGCTGAGCAGAGGCCTCTCTTCTGTGGAGCTTCAGTCTGGAATGAACGGATGAATTCCTGGGTATCctaagcacacatacacacaggacacattcaTAAACATAGTTTTTCCCCAGTTACTAACACGACGATTAGTTGTGCACAtgctttttgtgtgtatgtgagagtgttATCTCACCGTGATGGTCTGGCGCAGGTGTCTGACCTTCTCTGTTTTGAGCAGTCTGCGAGTGAGGAAGCCGCGAATGATTGCGCCGATTCGACAGAACgctctctgctgctgtgatGTCAGAACCTGGAGAACACGACAAGTACACAAGAAAATGGGAATGtgaagagagaaacacagagagggtTTGAGAAACAAAGGTCCATCTATTGTATAAACACATGCAGTCACACAACCTCTTGTCTACTTGAGCATACCCACCAGACTTAGCCTTGCTCGAGGTTTGCTAACTGTCCATGTGGGCCCCCACAGATAGACGGGAGACTGGACAGAGGGAGAAGATACACTGGAACTTTCAGGACTGGGGAAACCttgagaaagaaacaaaaacacttttgtTTAAGTTGTTTTAGGTGACATCTCTATTTTGTTCAGTCCATGTGAGAGGAAGCCACAAGTGATGGCACCactttatcttttttaaatgatgttaaatgttaaatgattGTTAATTGTAAATGTTAAATGAGAAGTTGTCCTGTACAGTAGTAAATACAAAATGTAGCTTAGAATATAGACAGAAAGCTCCAGTATTATGTTTTAGGTTTTCAAAAAGGGCACAAAAAAACTCGGGCACGATTTCTCcacaatggacctttttcacagcagacattttgacttgtcatagtaggaaaagcacagctgaaattgataaccttaacgatggctcactttcatcaagtgtcccagtaagtaatttcagtgagtcagcgtgcacaataccagggcctctactaagtggaatgcagccatcattaatggttttgaatacacctgtgcttttcctactatgacgtgtcaacatgtctgcggtgaaaaaggtccataccCTTCTGTCTCTAAGTATGCAGCCTTTTATCACAACTGTTTTACAAACTTTAACACAGTAATAAGTGTGCGTGTTGAAGCGGTACCTTTACTGTGTCCAGGTGATCGCTCAGATGGTGTGTGGGCAGGGCTTAGTCCCGGGCAGGAGGGGCTCACAACAGGACGGCTGTCACTCACAGACCTACAATTCCACCCACAAACATCCCCACTCAAAGGCCGCACACCCCCCTGCTCCCTcagtcttctctctgtctcctccagctccttaacattacagtacacacacacacacaaacattcctCAGTATAGtatatttctttctatttatgattgttgttttactatttatttcttgtctttttaGATTTATGTTACTGGGTGAACTGCTGCTaaacatttctgattctgattcagtaCTTTAACCTTAAGCAAAAGAGAATCAATTCACACTTCTGTTGCAActaaacaacaaaatacatttagtaaATTGTGTTGTTGCTTTTCTTGGGAATTTGTAAAATAACGGATAAAAtactccacaaaaaaaaaattggtatcTACTTCTATTAGACTAGATATTGTGTAATTCCATGTGCTGACCAGACGGAGGcgctgttgttctttctcctgCTCAGCCAAGAGCAGAGACATCTGCAAGACATGCTCCTCCTCCAGACGCCTCTGCATGTCCTCCAGAGCCTGTGCTCGCCTCTGGGTCTCCTCTGTTGATgtgcacaaataaataaacgtAAAATCATTTATCTTTTAAAGTTTTCATCATTTCCCTTCACTTTTCCTTTCTCCATCATACAGTGTCTAACCTAAAAGCTGCAATGGGAGAAACAGTGGAAATTACACAATTTACCTCTGTAGATTTTAGTAAATATAAGAGAGACTCACCTGTCTTGCTGGCCTGTGCCTCAGCTGCATTTCTGGACAGGACAGTTGGTGTGATCCGTCCATTGTTTGTCCCTTGAGTGTCGTCAGGCTCCATCTTGAGTGTGACCTGAGCCATGTCAGGAGACATGCGGGGCCTCAGCAGAGATGGTGAGGGAATATCTACCTCATACGACTGGTTTAAAGGGGCTGCAGGTGTGCGCCAACTTGGAGCCTTCCATGTGACTCCTGCCATGAAGCGAGGAACCCTTTCCTGGCTGCGGTCTATGTGCTCAACTCCAGAGTGGTAGCTATGCAGCTGGCTGTCCAGGGTGTGGCAGCGCCGGCGAAATCCTGCAGCCAGATGGTCATGGTGTCCCTTCGGGCTAAGCCCTGAGGCACTACCGGGGCTACAGGTCTCCTGCACTGGACTGGTACCACAGTGGCTGGATCGACGATCGCCACTCCTGCTAGCACCACCACCACTTTCACTTCCCACTGAGCCCCAGTGATCGGGGGACTTTACAGCCCCTGAGAGAGTCTCTCCCCAATCTGCCATGCCAGCACCTTCCCCTGACCTTCTTGGGCTTCGGGGAATAAGGTCTGCTGGGCCGATAGGAAATGAAATATGGATATTTCCTGTAGAAAATGGGCGGGGTCTGCGTTTCTGTGCATGGGGACTAATGCTGGACTCTGGACTGGGGAGACGAGCAAACCGGTCAGGTAGACTAGGTGAGAGGCAGCCAGACTGTTGGGGACTGTGGTCGTAGAGAGTCTGATGCTGGATTTGGGTCTGAGGTTGGCCAATAGGGCTATGGTGCAGACTGAACCCAAACTCAACGCCCGTGTCCCCCATGGGACTGCAGCTCTTATTCTCCTTGTCAGAGACAGTCTCCGGCGGCGGATTCCTGGTGGCTGTGTGGACGATTTTTGACCCCTGCTGACTCTGCTCTCTCTTCACATATTCCCTTGATCTCTTAAGAAGACTGTCCAAACTaatgtcctcctcctcctcctctccctcctcttcctcctcactcTTCTCTTCCCTCTCCACCACCAcatccttcactgccttgcagCCATTGAGGATGGGGGTCTCAGAGCACGTAGTGGCAGGCTCATCATTTGTCTGAAGCCCAAATCCAGGGATTGTGGGAAGTCCAGGAGAGTCAATGACCAGGGTGTAGCCACTGACTGTCGCAGATTTAGAAACTGGCATCTTTTCAACATCTTCACTTGGTACTGTATGTGCCTGTACAGAGACAATAAGTAATGATGACCAATCATCAAATAATTGATTAAATAAAAAGGGACTATAAAGAATGACCAGCTGATGGAGTTATACGCCCAAAACTGGAGTGGTTTAAAGCAGTTCACTCATCAATGACATATTAAcaattaaaaggaaataaaatagGAAACCCAGTGCTAGTTCTCAACAAATTGTCAGGTGCCTAAACTAAAAAGTCACTCATCAAGTAACCAAATTAAGAATAACTATTCTAAAGTCTGAATACTATTGTATGCCTAAACCCAATCCTAACCCTAGGCCCTAGCCTTCCAACATGAAAAATCTAAGAAGCCTAAAGTtaatcttaaagtgctcatattatgctcattttcaggttcataattgtattttgaggttatatcagaataggtttacatggtttaattttcaacacTATAATTTtgtcgtactgcacattgctgcagctcattttttcaccctgtgtgttgagctctctgttttagctacagagtgaggcatcacacttcttttccatctttgttgggagtcgcacatgcgcagtagctaggtaaggactaccagccaatcagaagcagagtatgagggcgtgccacgctagcagctaggcgagcattataacatgtgttacaaag
This window of the Sander lucioperca isolate FBNREF2018 chromosome 21, SLUC_FBN_1.2, whole genome shotgun sequence genome carries:
- the LOC116059688 gene encoding centriolar coiled-coil protein of 110 kDa isoform X4 — translated: MCGCPEMESYEDFCLRSLAILQEEGKFKKTTFEPLWSLKALSVIRFHGRAVLSPLLSAEQRSEMCDYRRRAVQLEVDRQNQQNNNLLARVQDILDQAQAHTVPSEDVEKMPVSKSATVSGYTLVIDSPGLPTIPGFGLQTNDEPATTCSETPILNGCKAVKDVVVEREEKSEEEEEGEEEEEDISLDSLLKRSREYVKREQSQQGSKIVHTATRNPPPETVSDKENKSCSPMGDTGVEFGFSLHHSPIGQPQTQIQHQTLYDHSPQQSGCLSPSLPDRFARLPSPESSISPHAQKRRPRPFSTGNIHISFPIGPADLIPRSPRRSGEGAGMADWGETLSGAVKSPDHWGSVGSESGGGASRSGDRRSSHCGTSPVQETCSPGSASGLSPKGHHDHLAAGFRRRCHTLDSQLHSYHSGVEHIDRSQERVPRFMAGVTWKAPSWRTPAAPLNQSYEVDIPSPSLLRPRMSPDMAQVTLKMEPDDTQGTNNGRITPTVLSRNAAEAQASKTEETQRRAQALEDMQRRLEEEHVLQMSLLLAEQEKEQQRLRLELEETERRLREQGGVRPLSGDVCGWNCRSVSDSRPVVSPSCPGLSPAHTPSERSPGHSKGFPSPESSSVSSPSVQSPVYLWGPTWTVSKPRARLSLVLTSQQQRAFCRIGAIIRGFLTRRLLKTEKVRHLRQTITDTQEFIRSFQTEAPQKRGLCSAEDRSLQGRVRAQLRAALYDIHDIFFEMPLGGRLALLQQERELRAERKLREMEKAKCPKERVVLSAATQRSLDRKKRVGQSPAQARKMQQKPKSPTTNRVLKPSQGQHSPVPGQLNRQGSWYRKTPEERVRRSDSLKKQHSLG